The Papaver somniferum cultivar HN1 chromosome 3, ASM357369v1, whole genome shotgun sequence genome includes a region encoding these proteins:
- the LOC113356630 gene encoding UDP-rhamnose/UDP-galactose transporter 2-like produces the protein MTNQVMEEEKKPKVSDVGAWGMNVVSSVGIIMANKQLMSAHGYAFNFATTLTGFHFGVTALVGMVSKSTGLSASKHVPLWELLWFSIVANMSITGMNLSLMLNSVGFYQISKLSMIPVVCILEWLIHGKQYSREVKMAVLVVVLGVGVCTVTDVKVNGKGFICSCVAVMATSFQQISIGSLQKKYSIGSFELLSKTAPIQAISLLIFGPFIDYYLNGQFILNYKLSPGVIFFILLSCSLAVFCNISQYLCIGRFSATSFQVLGHMKTVAVLTLGWILFDSALTLKNLLGMAVAILGMVIYSWAVEMDKQAASAKSVSLSHAKNSLTEEEIRLLKDGVENAPLKDLELGVTKG, from the exons ATGACGAATCAAGTAATGGAGGaagagaagaaaccaaaagtaTCAGATGTGGGTGCATGGGGAATGAACGTAGTTAGTTCTGTTGGAATTATAATGGCTAATAAACAACTTATGTCTGCTCATGGTTACGCCTTCAACTTCG CTACAACTTTAACCGGATTTCACTTCGGTGTGACCGCTCTAGTGGGTATGGTTTCTAAATCTACTGGTTTATCTGCATCAAAGCATGTACCTTTGTGGGAGCTCCTTTGGTTCTCGATTGTTGCGAATATGTCAATCACAGGGATGAATTTGAGTCTTATGTTAAACTCTGTTGGATTTTACCAG ATTTCGAAGCTGAGTATGATTCCAGTTGTTTGTATTTTGGAGTGGCTCATTCATGGTAAACAATACTCGAGGGAGGTGAAGATGGCAGTACTTGTAGTTGTACTAGGTGTTGGTGTCTGTACCGTAACAGATGTTAAAGTTAACGGTAAAGGATTCATCTGCTCTTGTGTAGCTGTCATGGCTACATCCTTCCAGCAAATT TCAATTGGATCACTACAGAAGAAATACTCAATCGGCTCTTTCGAATTACTGAGCAAAACAGCTCCCATTCAAGCCATCTCTCTTCTTATTTTTGGTCCATTTATTGATTACTACCTCAATGGTCAATTCATATTGAACTATAAGCTGTCACCTGGTGTAATT TTCTTCATACTACTCTCATGTTCCTTGGCGGTATTCTGCAACATAAGCCAGTATCTGTGCATTGGACGTTTCTCAGCTACATCCTTTCAGGTGTTAGGGCACATGAAGACTGTTGCTGTCTTAACATTGGGGTGGATTTTGTTCGATTCAGCTTTAACTCTAAAGAATTTACTTGGAATGGCTGTTGCAATTCTGGGTATGGTAATTTATAGTTGGGCAGTGGAGATGGATAAACAAGCAGCTAGTGCGAAATCTGTATCTCTGTCTCATGCAAAAAACAGTTTGACAGAAGAGGAGATTAGACTTTTAAAGGATGGAGTGGAAAATGCTCCATTGAAAGATCTTGAACTTGGTGTCACCAAAGGCTAA